One Chelonoidis abingdonii isolate Lonesome George chromosome 17, CheloAbing_2.0, whole genome shotgun sequence DNA segment encodes these proteins:
- the KCNK7 gene encoding potassium channel subfamily K member 7, protein MELPAVPQPWRYWLLLGAYGLFLLLGAAVFVGVEAPQEAGLREALRGARAGFVREHQGCLAEPGLEQLLQRVLDADSYGVSALGNVSDDENWDFSSALFFAASVLTTTGYGHTVPLSDGGKVFCIFYTLLGLPVTLLLATCLLQQLMGLLSHRPVRYLHTHWGISPGHAALGHAAAMGLSVLGLFILLPALCFWALENGWTFLESVYFCFISLSTIGLGDYVPGRGSPPSLRHLYKISITCYLLLGLLAMLLALETIYELREVHSLVRFFAPPKAPASPSNEDDDQLEILSHDQLGLATVCGATPSGSQADSEADGRAAPHDGPSG, encoded by the exons ATGGAGCTGCCCGCGGTGCCCCAGCCCTGGCgctactggctgctgctgggcgCCTACGggctcttcctgctgctgggcGCCGCCGTCTTCGTGGGGGTCGAGGCGCCGCAGGAGGCCGGGCTCCGCGAGGCGCTGCGGGGCGCCAGGGCCGGCTTCGTGCGCGAGCACCAGGGCTGCCTGGCGGAGCCcggcctggagcagctgctgcagcggGTGCTGGACGCCGACAGCTACGGGGTCTCCGCGCTGGGCAACGTCTCGGACGACGAGAACTGGGACTTCAGCTCGGCGCTGTTCTTCGCCGCCAGCGTCCTCACCACCACGG gCTATGGCCATACGGTGCCCCTGTCGGATGGGGGGAAGGTTTTCTGCATCTTCTACACCCTACTGGGGCTCCCAGTCACCCTGCTCCTGGCCACCTGTCTCCTGCAGCAACTCATGGGGCTGTTGAGCCACCGGCCTGTTCGGTATCTTCACACCCACTGGGGCATCTCTCCGGGCCATGCAGCGCTGGGACATGCAGCTGCCATGGGACTGAGTGTACTGGGGCTTTTTATCCTACTGCCAGCCCTCTGCTTCTGGGCCCTGGAGAACGGCTGGACCTTCCTGGAGTCCGTCTACTTCTGCTTCATCTCGCTCAGCACCATTGGGCTTGGGGACTACGTGCCAGGTCGCGGCAGCCCCCCCTCGCTGCGCCATCTCTACAAAATCAGCATCACCT GTTACCTtctcctggggctcctggccatGTTGCTGGCCCTGGAGACCATCTATGAGCTGCGTGAGGTCCACAGCCTTGTCCGATTCTTTGCCCCCCCAAAggcccctgcctccccctccaaTGAGGATGATGACCAGCTGGAGATCCTGAGCCATGACCAGCTGGGCCTGGCCACTGTCTGCGGGGCCACCCCCTCTGGGAGCCAAGCAGACAGTGAGGCAGATGGGAGAGCGGCACCCCATGATGGCCCCTCTGGGTAA